From Faecalicatena sp. Marseille-Q4148:
CAGAAACTGATTCGCACTGTAACGACATATAACATCACTATTCCTAAGATCTCCGAGTAACGTCTTCTCCAGAATGCCCATCCCTTCACTTAACTGTCTCTGGTAGTCATCTTTATTTCTAAAGTACTTCAGATCAAGATACATACTCATTAATGCAAGATGAATAGAAATCCCCATTCGGTTGCTTGACCTTGACTCAAGTGCATAAATCTTCCGAAAGACTCCATATTCACACAAAAACGCACCTGTCGGATGCTCTTTTTCCTTTAGTTCTTCATGGATAATTTCAATATTACTCTCATGCTCATGCTGACGCTTCTGCATCTCCTCATAAATCGCCTGCATCTCTCCCGATGGACGTACCCCTAACATATCATAGAAATACTTAACTGTCTTCTCATAATGCTCAGCCGCTGCCTGGTGCTTATTCTCCGCAATCAGCGCTCTGAGAAGATAGCAATGCACGTCCTCATCTAACGGCTCAACCCTAAGCTCTTTTCGGCACAAATGCTCAAGATCAGCATATCTTTGTTCCTGTTCCATGAGCGCCGCCAACTTCTTAACTGTTGCCAAATACAATGTACTATAATACGTAGACATCGATATCACCCAATATTCTGCCGATAATTCCGGAAGAAATTCGCCGCTGTACAACTCAACTGCTTTTTCTCCCTTCTCACGATGCTCTTCAACACTGTTTTCACCCGCAAGACTGCTGTAGCACGCTTCGAATTCTTCTATATCTACTTTCATTCTAATCTGTGGATTCCACTGATATATTCCCCGACCGGTTATAATAAAATCATAATCTCCCCACGTTTTCTTCAAAAGGTTCCGAAGTCTGTACATCAGATTCTTAAGTTTCCCCATCGGATTATCACTTTCATTCTCCGGCCAAAGCATATCAATAAGCTCCTGCACTGTCTGGCTCTTATCCCTATGGCATATCATATAAGTCAGCAGTCTGGTCAGCATCTCGGAATGTATATTCTCCGCAGTCAGTACCCCATCTTTATTCATCATCTGAAAATTCCCGAACATTCTAACATTCAGTTCCGGATACTCTCTTACGCTAGCTTTCTCCATAATACCTGCTCTTCCCTCAAATTTTATCTGCATTCTCTTA
This genomic window contains:
- a CDS encoding winged helix-turn-helix domain-containing protein; translated protein: MEKASVREYPELNVRMFGNFQMMNKDGVLTAENIHSEMLTRLLTYMICHRDKSQTVQELIDMLWPENESDNPMGKLKNLMYRLRNLLKKTWGDYDFIITGRGIYQWNPQIRMKVDIEEFEACYSSLAGENSVEEHREKGEKAVELYSGEFLPELSAEYWVISMSTYYSTLYLATVKKLAALMEQEQRYADLEHLCRKELRVEPLDEDVHCYLLRALIAENKHQAAAEHYEKTVKYFYDMLGVRPSGEMQAIYEEMQKRQHEHESNIEIIHEELKEKEHPTGAFLCEYGVFRKIYALESRSSNRMGISIHLALMSMYLDLKYFRNKDDYQRQLSEGMGILEKTLLGDLRNSDVICRYSANQFLLMLPACQYEDAKMVVNRLKDRFYQSGKTKRVVLQYSIDEISVG